Below is a window of Musa acuminata AAA Group cultivar baxijiao chromosome BXJ3-11, Cavendish_Baxijiao_AAA, whole genome shotgun sequence DNA.
TATATactatattgattgttgatcTATTTACTAAGGCTTTATAGCCTAaggtatttaaaaatatatttttataaatgggCTCGTGAGGAATCCACAAAAGATATAGTGATACATATTTGAATGGAcatcataattattatttttttcttaattaaaattatttatttttattattatgttcacatttatatatgtatatattatgattgaatatgataacaatattattttgataaaataaattactAGAATTATTGTGGATTGTATTAGGAAAGATTAATAGTATCGTGCTATAAAAAAGGGGTATAACATTaacaatataaaattattatgacTCTTATtagtagttggacttaatatagtattattatatttattaaacttattaacttattttataaaaatttattatcaattgtaaaatacttttcaaaatttacaatgatttaatatgattttaaataaatatatatatcacacacacacccttttttttcatatattaagGAGCTACATATATTTAGAAGAATAATTTAATCatttagaaatttttttaagTATGAATTTGGTTCTAATAATATTATTAGTTGGATTTGAATATTATGAACCCTAGTGatgtaattaaatttatttatatatttgtgaGATAATTGATATTGTATCATTCACTTGCATAAGTTTGGGATGATAAGTTATTTGTATAGGTCTAGGCGTTGCTTCTTGCAGGAAAACTTATGGGGATAATGGCATCGTATCGTTTAATTATAACAACTTTTTAATCAATTATATGATGTTTTTTTTTAGGAAAGCCAATATTGAAACTCCTTTAGGGAAGAGacaacagaaagaaaaaaaaaaaaaagaatcatagaaATATTTTAAAAGTAACATAATCAATAATTTTGTCAGAAAATCATGATACTCATGACTTATTTTGTCTCATGAATTATGCCcgcttttttttttcatcattatCTGTTCTATCTTTTATGTTTTAAATTTGGAGGGATGACCAAGTCTTATGTTAaattaaaattctaacaatcttGCTCCAACTCAAAATCATTCGAGAATCTAAATTTTGTTACTAATCCAATTGGGGTTGTCAtccaaaaatcaatatataaattattttattatccaCGATCAAATTCTAGTAAAAATAATGATTGAtggtttaataataatttttgttgTTTTTTGAGAGGTGAAATTCTTCCTTTGTTCCTTCTTATCTTTGATGTCAATTATTTGCTTATCAATTTAGGATGGGAGAGTTAAACCAACTCATTCCTATATTTTCTTTCTGGGTGTTAGTTATTCGGTTATCAATTCAACACGGAAGAGCTAAATCGACTTGCTTTATTGTGCGTCAGATGTGACACAAATTTTAGTCTCGGTGAAGAATTGCTGGTCAGAGAGAATGAGTTTGGTCCTCTTCAAGGTCGAAACACTCATCCGTTCCAGAGAGCTCCTGCAAAACTAATGCCAGGAGATGGTCAAGAGATTTCCTTTTAACACCTAAATTAGCGCATGGATGGTGGTCATGCACTGGATTGGCTCGCGTGGCATCGGAGAGAGGCTTTACGAGTTTTTAGTACTGTCTCGAGCAAtcactataaaaataaataaataggtcTGACATAGTCTTAAGGAACATTTCGATTAAAATCAAGTGGTAATCGTTGATGAAGATTCTCAAATGATACGAATGAATTTTTTATTGTCCAATTAGGTGCTTTCGTTGTTAAATAAAAGCAGAAAAATCTATTGTTTATCCTCGCATGTGTTTCTCGTGTATTTATATGATCCAATGTCCATATTCAGAGAGGTGAAGAAAGTCTTCGTAAAATATTCTAAAACAGGTGTCATGCAAAagctaaagaaagaaagaaaaaaaaaaaacagagagagagagagagaagtagatCGAAGTCCCTGAAAAGGCTTTGCTCCCCCCCCCACTGTTAGGTACGATCAACATGCGATCTTAGAGACAGCCTcttggaaaagaagaagaagatccacCATCGTCACTGCTACGCCATCAGTCATGTCTTCCATGCTCCACACAGTCTCTCTTTCGTGGGTGGGTGCCTCCCTTCTCGCCGCCACCCTCTCCTTGTTCTTATTCTTGCGCTGGACTGCGGCCAAGAAACCCGGCCAACTTCCGACCCCGCCAAGGCTTCCGATCATCGGCAACCTGCACCTGCTCGGCTCCCTCGCTCACCACTCACTGGCAAGGCTGTCCGAGAAGTATGGCCCTGTGATGCTCCTCCACTTCGGCCGCGTCCCTACGGTCGTCGTCTCCTCGGTGGCGGGTGCGCAGGAGGCCCTGAAGACCCGAGATCTGGCCTTCTCCGGCCGCCCACTCTCGAGCCTGAGCGACAGGCTCTTCTACGGCTCCCAGGACCTTGCCTTTGCCCAGTACGGCGGTAAGTGGCGGCAGATGAGGCGCGTTTGCGTCCTCCACTTGCTCAGCCCCAAACAGGTGCGCTCCTTTCGCTCGGTAAGGGAAGAGGAGGTGGCCCGTCTGGTTGACTGCATCCGCGCCGCTTCCGGTGCGGCGGTGAACATGAGCGCCATGATCATCGCCCTCACGTGCGACATACTTTGCAAGGTGGCGTTCGGGAGCAAGTACACCGAGGAGGGTGGAAGCCAAATCCACTCCTTGATGTCGGAGCTATCTGCAGTGATGGGGATGTTCCCACTGCGGGATCACATCCCATGGTTGGGGTGGATCGATTGGTTGAATGGAATGGATGGAAGGGTGAAAAAGATCGCCATGACAATTGATTCTTTCATCGAGAAAGTCTTAGAGCAGCATACGAGTCAGAGAGGcggcaataataatgataaagagGACAGCAGCATGGACGATTTGGTTGATATATTGATCTCCCTGGACGATAAAGAGGACCTTGATGTCATGTCACTCGGCAGGGACAGTATCAAGGCCATTATTTTGGTAGCTCTTTCTTCTCGTCAGCTTTGTTATCCTGAAAAGGATGCAACGCGGGCTAGTTTTGATAGTGTTTGGTGAATGCAGGATATGTTTGCCGCGGGGACGGAGACAACGTACGTGGCGATGGAGTGGGCGATGGCGGAGCTCATGAAGCACCCGGCAGAGATGAAGAGAGCGCAAGAGGAGGTCAGAAGGGTTGTCGGTCCGAGAGGAAACCTGGGAGAGGAGGCAGCGAAAGAGATGCAGTA
It encodes the following:
- the LOC103971358 gene encoding cytochrome P450 71A1, which encodes MSSMLHTVSLSWVGASLLAATLSLFLFLRWTAAKKPGQLPTPPRLPIIGNLHLLGSLAHHSLARLSEKYGPVMLLHFGRVPTVVVSSVAGAQEALKTRDLAFSGRPLSSLSDRLFYGSQDLAFAQYGGKWRQMRRVCVLHLLSPKQVRSFRSVREEEVARLVDCIRAASGAAVNMSAMIIALTCDILCKVAFGSKYTEEGGSQIHSLMSELSAVMGMFPLRDHIPWLGWIDWLNGMDGRVKKIAMTIDSFIEKVLEQHTSQRGGNNNDKEDSSMDDLVDILISLDDKEDLDVMSLGRDSIKAIILDMFAAGTETTYVAMEWAMAELMKHPAEMKRAQEEVRRVVGPRGNLGEEAAKEMQYLKAVIKETLRLHPPFPILFPRQTVEDTQLLGYHVPQGTTLFINAWALGRDVGTWEKPEEFRPERFIDDVVDFKGQDFQLIPFGAGRRGCPGIDFAVATMELALASLLYHFDWELPEGMRVEEMDMSESSGITVRKKSSLIIVGKTVSQ